ATTGGAGATTTAAGAGGTGAAATTGGAGGAGTTAAGGGTCAAATTGCAGAAGTAAACGCAAGGCTTTCAAAACTTGAAACATATATAAAGGTCCTCATAGCCCTATTTCTAATAGCCATAGCCTTATACAGCCCAGTGTTTTTTGAGCTTGTGAAATTACTTTTCAAACCTTAAAGATATGTTTTCCTTTAGGGTTATAAAATCTGACGGAAAGGCAAGGCTTGGGGAACTCATAACACCGCACGGTAAAATACATACGCCAGTCTTTATGCCCGTTGGCACTCAGGGAACAGTAAAGGCTATGCTCCACAAAGACCTTATAGAGATAGGCACTCAGATTATATTGGGAAATACTTATCACCTATACCTAAGACCGGGTATAGAGGTTATAAAGGAAGCAGGTGGGCTTCATGCCTTTATAGGTTGGGACAAGCCTATTTTGACAGATAGTGGGGGTTTTCAGGTCTTTTCTCTTTCACGAGGAAGGGGAGATGGAAAGTCAAGGGTAAGGGTTAAGGACGAAGGGGTGGAGTTTAGAGACCACCTTGCGGGAGACCTTCACTTCTTTACTCCAGAAAAGGTTATAGAAATTCAAGAAACCTTTGGCTCTGACATCATTATGCCTCTTGACGAATGCGTAGAGTATCCTACCACCTACGCTTACGCAAAGACTGCAGTTGATAGAACTATAGACTGGCTTGACAGGAGCATAAGGGCTAAAAGGAGAGAGGACCAGGTGCTTTTTGGAATAGTGCAGGGTGCTTTTTTTGAGGAGCTTAGGGAAGAGTCTGCTCTTAGGACTGTAGAAAGAGACCTCTTTGGCTATGCTATCGGCGGGCTTTCTGTGGGCGAGCCAAAGGAAATTATGTATGACATGACCGAGCTTGTATGCCAATACCTTCCATGGGAAAAACCCAGATATCTTATGGGGGTAGGTATGCCTGAGGATATAATTGAAGCGGTGGCAAGAGGGGTAGACATGTTTGACTGCGTGGCACCCACACGCATGGCAAGGACTGGAACGCTCTTTACTTCAAGGGGAAAGATAAACATACGCAACGAAAAATACAAAAAGGATTTTTCTCCACCAGACCCAGAGTGTGATTGTTATACTTGCAGGAACTTCACTAAAGCCTATCTTAGACATCTCTTTAATGTGGAAGAGATATCCGCTTATATACTCAACACCATTCACAACCTTCGCTTTTACCACAAGCTAATGG
The Aquificaceae bacterium DNA segment above includes these coding regions:
- the tgt gene encoding tRNA guanosine(34) transglycosylase Tgt — its product is MFSFRVIKSDGKARLGELITPHGKIHTPVFMPVGTQGTVKAMLHKDLIEIGTQIILGNTYHLYLRPGIEVIKEAGGLHAFIGWDKPILTDSGGFQVFSLSRGRGDGKSRVRVKDEGVEFRDHLAGDLHFFTPEKVIEIQETFGSDIIMPLDECVEYPTTYAYAKTAVDRTIDWLDRSIRAKRREDQVLFGIVQGAFFEELREESALRTVERDLFGYAIGGLSVGEPKEIMYDMTELVCQYLPWEKPRYLMGVGMPEDIIEAVARGVDMFDCVAPTRMARTGTLFTSRGKINIRNEKYKKDFSPPDPECDCYTCRNFTKAYLRHLFNVEEISAYILNTIHNLRFYHKLMEDIRKAIEEGRFEEFRRAWHKSYSLQT